From Odocoileus virginianus isolate 20LAN1187 ecotype Illinois unplaced genomic scaffold, Ovbor_1.2 Unplaced_Contig_180, whole genome shotgun sequence:
TCCTTAATAGCATGTGATCCTGGGAAGATGCCCAAGCCCCGGGGCCCCAGTTTTTCATCTGTGAAGCAAGCAGGTATGAGGAGCCCTGTCTGTAGACTGCAAGGATATAAATAAAGCACCTCATGCAGAACCTGGTTTGATCTTTATGATTAGCAGTGGTTTGTACTAGTATTTGGATCTCAATTTCACAACTCTGGGCTCTGGgaaattttgttgttgctgttaccTAAGATATCTCAGACTGCATGCAACACAATACGACAGAGAATGCTAATTTAGCCAGaaactttgttttattaataaaactcaGCATGATCTCCTTCCCCGAGGATCTACTATTTAATTCAGGCATGGAGGAGCCTTCTCCAGCTGGACGCAACTCAAAGCTTCTACAATTTGTCAAGAACCaactccttctctccctcccagctGCTCTTCCATCCAAACTATGATTTTCACCAATTCCACCTCCACCAAAAATCTATACACTACTCAAGAGTTGCCCCTGATACTCTCAAGATTACCTAATAATAATGCCATGGACTCTGGCTCTCCCAGACCAGGGAAAACAATGCTTGTCCACGGACTTCTTGGCATCACTCTCAAGGAGTGAGACCACATACCGAGAAGAAATCCTAGCAGATGGAGGGTAGAAAACACCTACTTTGTCCCTGTGGTCAACAGCAATGCGACAAGAGCCAGGAcctcttccttcctgccccagAACGAGATCTCTCTGGGGTTTACCCAGGATCGAaaaggactgtagtccacagaattctccaggccaaaatactggagtgggtagcctttcccttctccaggggatcttcccaacccagggatcgaacctaggtctcccacattgcaggtggattctttaccagctgagtcacaaggaagcCCTCCAAAAGGACACCTCATAGCAATGATCCATTTCGGACTTTCCCTTCACCCCCAAGACACACAGTTTGCAGGCCTGAGGGCTGCCACCACTCAGCTTCATCACAATCACCTCTCATAGTCACCTCTCACAGGAACTCCAGCTTCCCAAAGCCCCAAAGCAACCTGCCTCAGGCACTGAGTGCTCCTTCTGGAGCCCCACCACCTCGACCCATGTTGCCCTGTTCTGTGGAGTTAAGGGACATCTCTCCATCTACCTTCTGTGACTGCAGCTCTTAGACCATCACTCTAGGTGTGGGGGTGTCCTGCTTCTCCTAGTGTCCCCACTGCTAACACAGGGCCTtccacagagcacaggctccatgaAGGTCGTGGGCATAAATGAGCCAGTGAGCAGGGGCTCATTCATTCAGATTTTCTGCTACTTCTTAAATAAGCCAAACAAATCCaggttattcatatatattttaattttacagaatGACAGAAGAAAAGGATAGGAATTCAATAATTAACaaccatttacttttatttctctatttcttgacCCCATTAATTGTACTGCTAATTACTTTCACATTTCCAAGTAAATCCTTTTCCAATGCTATGTTATCTAATTTGGGATCACAAACCGTGACTGAAGGCTTCCCAACTGattttacaaataggaaaacTCAGTCTTGAATTGGATAAGTACAAATACATGTGAGATCAACATGAACTCAGATCAGTTTTCTCATACTTTCTTAAATAACCCGGGAAAATCCAAAGAAACAGAGATAGCTCAGCTGTACAAAATGATAGACAAAAAGTATAAGAAGCAAGGCTTCACTacaatcactttttattttcaaattcttccaTAGTTCACATTTCCCAAATCATTCTAACTCCATATTATCTTGTTCAAAAccatgaaataaaatggaagagtTCCTAATTTCCTTTCACAAAATAGCAAAACTCTTGTTCTTGAAATGGGTAAGTACAAACACGGTGTGATCAACGTCACTGACATAGTTAGACACTGGAACTCCTTAAGCCTTCTATTAAAAAGGAGTAATACCTGAAAAATTCCTAAAGAAAATAGAGATGAGTCTGCATGCCAGAGAAAAGGAACACAAACATGCAACATACCAGGTTCCCACAATGGGCCCAGGCCCTCACTGCTAAGAAGGCTGACTGCTCCCTCTTCAATCACAGAGGGAAGGATCAGCCTCCCTTCCTGTCCCCCAGGACAAGCTGCTGGATGTGGGCCTGGAAGGAGCCTGGCTGCTGCTCTGGCTCAGagtcccctttcctcctccctcgCAGCCTCTGCAGAGGGGGTGGAAGGAGCTGGGACCCCTTCAACTGACTGTCCAGATACTCCAGAACTTTAAACTTGCTGGTCTCCGCATAGGCCCGGGGACCCCACAGGAACTCGTAGCGAGCAGGGTCGCTGTCAGGCACCTGCCGGTACTCCAGGTACCCCTCCTGCACCCACACTTGGGTCAGCAGCTCCCTGGGCTCCCCATAGATGAAGTGCTCACTGCCGGGAAACACCCCTATTCCACTGAGTGCACCCCAGATCGCCTCCTCAGGGGCGCATTCGACCTCCACAGCAATCAGGCACAGGACCATCACCAGGAGGCCGGCCTTGGGCAACCTCTGCTCATCCCTCAGCGTCTCATTGAGGGTGAGGCCCAGGATGGGGACCAGGATATAGGTGGGCTCACTGGGGTCCACCTCCTTCACCTCCAAACCAAAGATCAGCTGCAGGTACTCTGAGGCTTGACCGAGGACAACCAGGAAGTGGTCCTGGTAATCTTTGAGGACACTATTCAGCACTTCTGCCTTTGTGATTGACTCCTTGGCAAGATACCTAATGAGCAGGAATTGCACCAGCTCTTTCTTCTTCACCTGTAGTGCCTGTTGGAGTGAGGACCTGGCATTTTCCTGGTCATGCAAGAGGTGCTTGGCACTTCATCTTGCCTGCTGAGGCCATGGATGGTCTTCAGATTGGCTCCCAAGAGTGGCAGCCATGGCAGTGGGAGAGGGGCAGACACCCAGAGGACTCTGGAGGAGACTGGCTATTGCAGCAgcagccacctcctccagggtGCCCCAGAccgggagagaggaggaggaggacgctGCATCTCCTTCCTTcatctgctcctcctcctccacctgctCCACCTCCTCCACATGCTCCGATTCCTCCACAtgctcctcttcctccatctgGTCCACCTCCTCCACCTGCTCCACCTGCTCCACCTCCTCCACCTGCTCCACCTCCTCCACCTGCTCCACCTCCTCCAcatgctcctcctcctccatctcctcctcctcctcctcctcttcacccCAAAAGAACAGTGCCTCCAGCAGACCCTCGTCCAATCCTGGATCCTGAAAGACTCTCTCAGGAACGCGGGTCTCAAGCATCTCAGGCATGATGACTGGGGTCGAACTGCAGACAGGAGTGAGGAAGCTGGACAGATGGGGACCACAGGCCTGTGGGAGAGCGGGGCTGTGAGCGGTCTCGGCTGAGAAACCCACCCTGGGCTGTCTGACTCAGGCCACTGACAGGTCTCCTCTTGAGGGGTGCTCTCGGTCTCGTAAAAGAGCTCCTCCAGATCTGCCTGACCCCTGGCTACCCAAAGGAGGATGTGAGGTGGCTCCCTAAGGTGCAGCCAGCACAGCTTGAGGTTCCGGGGCTGACACAGAGGGGGAATCAGGGCCGTGTGGGGTCCGCTCTGTTCTGGGATAGGGAGTCCCTGGTGCACACTCAGGGAAAACTCACCTTGACTTCTGGCACTGCCTGGACCTCCTCTGCTTCTGACCTCAGGACAGCAGCCTCAGAGCTCCGCCTTCGCCTCCTGGTTGCTGGAGCCCCTGTGAGAGAAATGGAGGGGGGACCTCGGGGGGGGGGTAGACTGTGGCACAGACGTCCGCCTTCTGTGGTGATAGGAGGGGTGGATTCTGTgaggttccccccaccccctttggGCAGTGGGCGGTCCCCTCGGGGATCCCTTGTAGTGCTCACCTTTCCCCTAGCCGGCCTGGACCCTCCCCTTTGGGGACCTGAAGGGAAACTCAGAACAAGACCCGAGTCTGGACATGGTCCCAAATGCGCTGAAGGGCCCCACATGCGGCTGTCCCTGCCCAGGGCCTCCCAGGAGTCCTAGGCTGGGGAGATGCTTAGGCCTCAGCTTCTCCTCACGTCCTGCCAGGCCTTCCAGCACTGACCACAGGGGCAGGGGTCTGCTCAGTCCTCTGTCGGGGTCCGGGGAGTCCACCCTCAGCGGACATGAAGCCTCCGCCCTCTGCCCAAACGCCTCACCTGCCGAGGCCCTAAGCCAGAGGTCAAGAAAACCCTCACCCTGCTCACCCCGTACCAGGGCCTCCAATACCCCCATCAAAGGCAAGGATCCCTCCCTGCGTTGGGGTCTAACCGCCTCAGTCCTTCCTCGCATGGAGCCTGGATTCCAAGCAGGACCCGGATGTCCCCGTCCGCCATGTTGAAACCCTGCCACTTTCACCAGGTCCCCAGTCTCTCTGAGACCCGATGTCAGGATATGGTGCACATGGTCATTCCACCCAGGGACTACCAGGGTCCCCTCTGGGGTCCGGCTCCCCTCACTCCTCCCTCAGGGTCCTCACCTGACTCCCGGTAGGACCTGGGGCTCTGTCTTCTCCACACCTGAGGCCCGGCTTCTCACAACAGAGCCCCAGTCTCTCTGAGACCCGGATGTCACAAGTCCGCCCTTTGTACCAGGTCCCCAGGCTGAGACCCGGATGTCAGGAAGTCAGCCCCGTGTACCAGGTCCCCAGTCTGAGACCCGGATGTCAGGAAGTCAGCCCCGTGTACCAGGTCCCCAGTCTGAGACCCGGATGTCAGGAAGTCAGCCCCCCTGTACTAGGTCCCCAGTCTGAGACCCAGATGTCAGGAAGTCAGCCCCCCTGTACTAGGTCCCCAGTCTGAGACCCAGATGTCAGGAAGTCAGCCCCGTGTACTAGGTCCCCAGTCTGAGACCCGGATGTCAGGAAGTCAGCCCCCTTGTACTAGGTCCCCAGACTGAGACCCGGATGTCAGGAAGTCAGCCCCGTGTACTAGGTCCCCAGGCTGAGACCCGGATGTCAGGAAGTCAGCCCCCCCTGTACTTGGTCCCCAGTCTGAGACCCAGATGTCAGGAAGTCAGCCCCGTGTACTAGGTCCCCAGTCTGAGACCCGGATGTCAGGAAGTCAGCCCCCTGTACTAGGTCCCCAGTCTGAGACCCGGATGTCAGGAAGTCAGACCATGCCTGTTGTGCTCATCATACCCCAGGGTCTCCCAGGACCAACAGCCAGGATGGGCTTCTCTTAAGTCTCCTCTGATTGGGGTCCAGCATCCCCTCAATCCTCCCTCAGTGTCCTCACCTAAACTCCTTCAGAACCTAAGAATCTCCCCTCCAATCTCTGAGGCTTCCCCCTTATATCAAGTCTCCAATGTCCCTGAGACCCCGAGCTCATGCCCCCACCAGAGTTGCCCCGGGCTGACAGCAGGTGCCGGGACCGGTGGGATTCCCTGTATCCTCCCTCAAGGTCCTCATCTTGAGCCCTGGCAGGTCCGGGGATGCCCCTTGTGTTGAGTGGAGGCGGAACCCTCACACCAAGGCCGTCACTGCCCTGAGAGCCACCCCCAGGGGCAATCTTTGGACATGATATCAGGGCTCCaagcccagggcttcccagagCTGAGATGATGCCCCAACATTCCTCAACCCTCCTTCTGCTCTTCACTTTGACTCTCAGCAGCTCAGGGTACCAGCCTCTCACCCAGACCTTGCTCCCCTTAGATCCAGGCCCTCCCCAGCCAGGACCCCTGGGAGGCAAGCGGGAGTAACGTGCTCATTCCCACAATCCTGCCGGGGTCTCCCAGAGCTGAGAGCATTGACAACCTGGATGTCCTGGGGTCCCAGAGCCCCCTCAAGGGTCTACCTTGACTACTAGCACAGCTGGGTTCCTTCACTCTGCTGACCTGAACCCAGGCACCTGACCCAGGCCCTCACTTCTCCCCTCCCATCGGGATCAGTGACGTCACATCTGCACGCCAAGACGCACGGTCCCCCAGGGCTGTCGGGAGGGCTGCACATGCATCCGCTGGGGACCCTCAGTCTGCTCTGGTTCTCACCTTGAGTCTCCGCAGGATGTGGgccccctcccactgcccaccTGAGACTGCACCCCACAGACCAAGCCTCTGACTCCCCGTGTTCACTGAGAAAGTGTGGGGCAGGTTGGGGGCTCAGCTTGACAGCCCTGACCGGGACACACAGGAGTCCCAGTAGGGGTGGAGTTGTATTCTATGGAACCCTCTGTTCCGGGGTGACTGGACCCCCTCATCCTCACTCAGGAGGGCGCCTCATTAACCCTTGAGAGAAGGCTGCAGTCCCAGCACAGATGCTGGATGGAGAGCTGCTGAACCCATGACCTTGGGGGAGCACAGGTAACCACATACCTTCCCATGGGGCACCCTCAGCAGCAACCAGATTTCGGAATCCCTTTTTTTCTACCAGGTTTCTTTTCTACACTGAAGAGGTTGAACAGTGGAATTTGGTGAAGTCCTGTTGTTTTCAGGTTGTCTGCATTGtccagaaaactcagcagtggctgaagtactggaaaaggtcagttttcatctcaatcccaaagaagggcaatgccaaataatcCAAACtgctgcataattgcactcatttcacatgctgacaaaattcttcaagctaggtttcaatagtatgtgaaccaataacttccaggtgtacaagcaGGATTTAGCAAGGacagagactgaacagcaacattgTTCTGTGCTGATCAAATgtaatgaggacaacctcagggacctctgggacaatgtgaaatgccccaacatttgaatcataagagtcccaggagaagaagacaaaaagaaaggccatgagaaaatacttgaggagctaatagttgaaaacttctctaaaaagggggaaggaaagagtcACAAAAGtccaggaaacccagagagtcccaaacaggataaacccaaggcaaaacaccccaagacacacattaatcaaattaacaaatatcaaacacaaagaacaaatattattattattattatttagaatatttttttctttttttttccatttatttttattagttggaggctaattactttatttttttttttacctaatgttttttcttctaattgcttttattttttttcccatttatttttattagttggaggctaattactttacttcattgcagtggtttttgtcatacagtgaaatgaattagccatggatttacatgtattccccatcccggtcccccctcccacctccctctccacccgatccctctgggtcttcccagtgtaacaggcccgagcacttgtctcatgcatccaacctgggctggcgatctgtttcaccctagataatatacatgtttcgatgctgttctctcaaagcatcccaccctcgccttctcccacagagtccacaagtctgttctatacatctgagtctctttttctttttttgcatataaggttatcgttaccatctttctaaattccatatatatgtgttagtacactgtaatggtctttatctttctggcttacttcgctctgtataatgggctccagtttcatccatctcattagaactgattcaaatgaattctttttagtggctgagtaatattccatggtgtatatgtaccacagcttcctcatccattcgtctgctgatgggcatctaggttgcttccatgtcctggctattataaacagggctgtgatgaacattggggtgcacgtgtctctttcagatctggtttcctcggtgtgtatgcccagaagtggtattgttgggtcatatggcagttctatttccagctttttaaggaatctccacactgttttccatagtggctgtactaatttgcattcccaccaacagtgtaagagggttcccttttctccacaccctctccagcatttattgcttgtagactttgggatagcagccatcctgactggtgtgtaatggtacctcattgtggttttgatttgcatttctctgataatgagtgatgttgagcatcttttcatgtgcttttttgccatctgtatgtcttccttggagaaatgtctgtttagttctttggcccattttttgattgggtcatttatttttctggagttgagctggaggagttgtttgtatatttttgagattaatcctttgtctgttgcttcgtttgctattattttctcccaatctgagggctgtcttttcaccttgcttatagtttcctttgctgtgcaaaagcttttaagtttcattaggtcccatttgtttatttttgcttttgtttctaaaattctgggaagtgggtcatagaggatcctgctgtgattcatgtcggagagtgttttgcctatgttctcctctaggagtttgatagtttctggtcttacatttagatctttaatccattttgagtttatttttgtgtatggtgttagaaagtgttctagtttcattcttttacaggtggttgaccagttttcccagcaccacttgttaaagaggttgtctcttttccattgtatatccttgcctcctttgtcgaagataaggtgaccataggttcgtggatttatctctgggctttctattctgttccattgatctatatttctgtctttgtgccagtaccatactgtcttgatgactgtggctttgtagtagagtctgaagtcaggcaggttgattcctccagttccattcttctttctcaaggttactttggctattcgaggctttttgtatttccatacaaattgtgaaattatttgttctagttctgtgaaaaataccgttggtagtttgatagggattgcattgaatctatagattgctttgggtagtatagccattttgacaatattgattcttccaatccatgaacacggtatatttctccatctgtttgtgtcctctttgatttctttcatcagtgttttatagttttccatgtataggtcttttgtttctttaggtagatatactcctaagtattttattctttttgttgcaatggtgaatggtatcgtttccttaatttctctttctgttttctcattgttagtgtataggaatgcaagagatttctgtgtgttgattttatatcctgcaactttactgtattcgttgattagctctagtaattttctggtagagtatttagggttttctatgtagaggatcatgtcatctgcaaacagagagagtttcacttcttcttttcctatctggattccttttacttctttttctgccctgattgctgtggccaacacttccaaaactatgttgaatagtagtggtgagagtgggcacccttgtcttgttcctggtttcaggggaaatgctttcaatttttcaccattgagggtggtgcttgctgtgggtttgtcatatatagcttttattatgttcaggtatgttccttctattcctgctttctggagagttttaatcataaatggatgttgaattttgtcaaaggctttttctgcatctattgagataatcatatggtttttatctttcaatttgttagtgtggtgtattacattgattgatttgcggatattaaagaatccttgcatgcctgggataaagcccacttggtcatggcaTATGATTTTTTTactatgttgttgaattctgtttgctagaattttttaaggatttttgcatctatgttcatcagtgatattggcctgtagttttctttttttgtggcatttttgtctggttttggaattagggtgatggtggcctcatagaatgagtttggaagtttaccttcttctgcagttttctggaagagtttgagtaagataggtgttagctcttttctaaatttttgttagaattcagctgtgaagccatctggttctgggcttttgtttgctggaagatttctgattacaatttcgatttccttgcttgtgatgggtctgttaagatcttctatttcttcctggttcagttttggaaagttatacttctctaagaacttgtccatttcttccaagttgtccattttattggcatagagctgctggtagtagtatcttatgattctttgtatttctgtgttgtctgttgtgatctctccattttgatttctaattttgttgatttgattcctcttcctttgtttcttaatgagtcttgctaatggtttgtcaattttatttatctcttcaagaaaccagcttttagctttgttgattttttaaaaggtctcatttgtcttttttgcatttatttctgccttatttttaaagatttctttccctctactatccctggggttcttcatttcttccttctctagttgctttaagtgtagagttgggttatttatttgacttttttcttgtttcttgaggtaagcctgtattgttatgaaccttccccttagcactgcttttacagcaTCCCATAggctttgggttgttgtgttttcattttaattcatttctatgcatattctgatttcttttttatttcttctttgatttgttggttattcagaagcatgttatatAAACTCTATATGTTGacatttttcatagtttttttcttgtaattgagatctaatcttactgcactgtggtcagaaaagatgacttgaatgatttcaatttttttgaatttaccaagactagatatatggcccaggatgtgatgtattctggagaaggttctgtgtgcacttgagaaaaaggtgaaattgattgggggtgaaatgtcctatagacaTCAATTAACAAAGTAACACAATGTTactttgtgtcatttaaagtttgtgttcccttgttaattttctgtttggctgatctatccataggtgtgagtggggtattaaagtctcccactatt
This genomic window contains:
- the LOC110122980 gene encoding melanoma-associated antigen 4-like, translating into MEEEEHVEEVEQVEEVEQVEEVEQVEQVEEVDQMEEEEHVEESEHVEEVEQVEEEEQMKEGDAASSSSSLPVWGTLEEVAAAAIASLLQSPLGVCPSPTAMAATLGSQSEDHPWPQQALQVKKKELVQFLLIRYLAKESITKAEVLNSVLKDYQDHFLVVLGQASEYLQLIFGLEVKEVDPSEPTYILVPILGLTLNETLRDEQRLPKAGLLVMVLCLIAVEVECAPEEAIWGALSGIGVFPGSEHFIYGEPRELLTQVWVQEGYLEYRQVPDSDPARYEFLWGPRAYAETSKFKVLEYLDSQLKGSQLLPPPLQRLRGRRKGDSEPEQQPGSFQAHIQQLVLGDRKGG